The following are encoded together in the Tursiops truncatus isolate mTurTru1 chromosome 10, mTurTru1.mat.Y, whole genome shotgun sequence genome:
- the TAF8 gene encoding transcription initiation factor TFIID subunit 8 isoform X2: MADAAATAGAGSSGTRSGSKQSTNPADNYHLARRRTLQVVVSSLLTEAGFESAEKASVETLTEMLQSYISEIGRSAKSYCEHTARTQPTLSDIVVTLVEMGFNVDTLPAYAKRSQRMVITAPPVTNQPVTPKALTAGQNRPHPPHIPSHFPEFPDPHTYIKTPTYREPVSDYQVLREKAASQRRDVERALTRFMAKTGETQSLFKDDVSTFPLIAARPFTIPYLTALLPSELEMQQMEETDSSEQDEQTDTENLPLHINTDDSGAEKENTSVLQQNPSLSGSRNGEENIIDNPYLRPVKKPKIRRKKSLS, encoded by the exons ATGGCCGACGCGGCGGCCACTGCCGGGGCTGGCAGCTCCGGAACG AGATCAGGAAGTAAACAGTCCACTAACCCTGCTGATAACTACCATCTGGCCCGAAGGCGAACCCTGCAAGTGGTTGTGAGCTCCCTGCTGACAGAGGCAGGGTTTGAGAGTGCTGAGAAAGCATCTGTGGAAACATTGACAGAGATGCTGCAGAGCT ACATTTCAGAAATTGGGAGGAGTGCCAAGTCTTACTGTGAGCACACAGCCAGGACGCAGCCCACACTGTCAGATATTGTGGTCACACTTGTCGAGATGG GTTTCAATGTGGACACTCTCCCTGCTTATGCAAAACGGTCTCAGAGGATGGTCATCACTGCCC CTCCAGTGACCAATCAGCCGGTGACCCCCAAGGCCCTCACTGCAGGACAGAACCGGCCCCACCCGCCACACATCCCCAGCCATTTCCCCGAGTTCCCCGACCCCCACACCTACATCAAAACTCCG ACGTACCGTGAGCCTGTGTCGGACTACCAGGTCCTGCGGGAGAAGGCTGCGTCCCAGAGACGAGACGTGGAGCGGGCACTCACTCGTTTTATGGCCAAGACCGGCGAGACCCAGAGTCTTTTCAAAGATGACGTCAGCACGTTTCCCT TGATTGCTGCCAGGCCTTTCACCATCCCCTACCTGACCGCTCTTCTTCCGTCTGAGCTGGAGATGCAACAAATGGAGGAGACGGATTCCTCGGAGCAGGACgagcagacagacacagagaacctCCCTCTTCACATCAACACG GATGATTCTGGAGCCGAGAAGGAGAACACCTCTGTCCTGCAGCAGAACCCTTCCTTGTCGGGGAGCCGGAACGGGGAGGAGAACATCATCGATAACCCCTATCTGCGGCCTGTGAAGAAACCCAAGATCCGCAGGAAGAA GTCCCTCTCATGA
- the TAF8 gene encoding transcription initiation factor TFIID subunit 8 isoform X1: protein MADAAATAGAGSSGTRSGSKQSTNPADNYHLARRRTLQVVVSSLLTEAGFESAEKASVETLTEMLQSYISEIGRSAKSYCEHTARTQPTLSDIVVTLVEMGFNVDTLPAYAKRSQRMVITAPPVTNQPVTPKALTAGQNRPHPPHIPSHFPEFPDPHTYIKTPTYREPVSDYQVLREKAASQRRDVERALTRFMAKTGETQSLFKDDVSTFPLIAARPFTIPYLTALLPSELEMQQMEETDSSEQDEQTDTENLPLHINTDDSGAEKENTSVLQQNPSLSGSRNGEENIIDNPYLRPVKKPKIRRKKTSLLLTSPGLHVPRRADRR from the exons ATGGCCGACGCGGCGGCCACTGCCGGGGCTGGCAGCTCCGGAACG AGATCAGGAAGTAAACAGTCCACTAACCCTGCTGATAACTACCATCTGGCCCGAAGGCGAACCCTGCAAGTGGTTGTGAGCTCCCTGCTGACAGAGGCAGGGTTTGAGAGTGCTGAGAAAGCATCTGTGGAAACATTGACAGAGATGCTGCAGAGCT ACATTTCAGAAATTGGGAGGAGTGCCAAGTCTTACTGTGAGCACACAGCCAGGACGCAGCCCACACTGTCAGATATTGTGGTCACACTTGTCGAGATGG GTTTCAATGTGGACACTCTCCCTGCTTATGCAAAACGGTCTCAGAGGATGGTCATCACTGCCC CTCCAGTGACCAATCAGCCGGTGACCCCCAAGGCCCTCACTGCAGGACAGAACCGGCCCCACCCGCCACACATCCCCAGCCATTTCCCCGAGTTCCCCGACCCCCACACCTACATCAAAACTCCG ACGTACCGTGAGCCTGTGTCGGACTACCAGGTCCTGCGGGAGAAGGCTGCGTCCCAGAGACGAGACGTGGAGCGGGCACTCACTCGTTTTATGGCCAAGACCGGCGAGACCCAGAGTCTTTTCAAAGATGACGTCAGCACGTTTCCCT TGATTGCTGCCAGGCCTTTCACCATCCCCTACCTGACCGCTCTTCTTCCGTCTGAGCTGGAGATGCAACAAATGGAGGAGACGGATTCCTCGGAGCAGGACgagcagacagacacagagaacctCCCTCTTCACATCAACACG GATGATTCTGGAGCCGAGAAGGAGAACACCTCTGTCCTGCAGCAGAACCCTTCCTTGTCGGGGAGCCGGAACGGGGAGGAGAACATCATCGATAACCCCTATCTGCGGCCTGTGAAGAAACCCAAGATCCGCAGGAAGAA AACCTCCTTACTTCTCACCTCACCTGGGCTCCACGTGCCCCGTAGAGCTGATCGAAGGTGA